The segment CGGCCGATGTTGTAACAGAAACCCTGCCCGCTCGCCCGGATGCGCGTCGGGTAGAGCTCCGGCAGGAACTTTGGCAGCCAGCCGAAAAAGCCGGTGACAAACAAGCCGGCCAGTGTGCCCATCAGCAACATCAGCCAACTGAAATGCGTATTGAAGAAAAAGAGGCCGCTGACGGTCGCCCAGGCGCCGAAACACAGAAGCAGCCACGACCGGCGATTCCCCAACCAGCCCGCCGCAAGCCCGCCCATGAAGCCGCCGACCATCTGCCCGTACGCCGCCCATTGCGCAACAATCGTCCTGCCGCTGCCGTGATGGGTCGTTCCTTCCGTGATCTGGTCGACGTAAGTCGCCAACCACAGGAAGCTGCCCCACGTCCCCAGCAACGCCACCGTGGACAGCAGGCTCCCCACCACCGTCGATCGACGATAGCTGCGCGAGAACAGGTCTCCGAGCGACGAATGCTCCTTCTTGGCCCGCGAGACTCTCCATTGGGTCGGCTCGGGCACGAAAAAGATCAGCGGCAGGCTGCTGATGCCGATGAAAAAACCCATCCCGATCACCCATCGCCAACTGTAACCCACCATGAGACGCGAATAGGTCGCCGCGACGAAATAGCCCACGTTGGCCGCCGCGCCGATGGCCCCCGCCAGCACGGAACGCAGTCGCTCCGGCCAGGTCTCGACCACCAGGGCCACGCACAAGGGCCACGTGCCGCCCAAACCCATCGCTCCGAAGAACCGACAGGCGATAAAATGCCACCAGTGCCCGGACAACGCCGACAAACCCGTGAACGCCGCATACATCGATACCGACAACAGCAGCGATCGAACGCGCCCGAAGCGATCACCCAGCCGCCCGAACAACACGCCCCCGGCCGCCGCCCCCCACATCCACATCGCCAGCGATAGGCTGAACTTCGGACCGACCACCTCGTCGATCTGCTTGGTGAGCGGTTCGAGCCGACCGAGCAGTTCGCCCTGGGCCGATTCCGGCACGCCATCAATCTGTGTTTTCAGATCGTTTGCCTGAGCCACCAGGTCCGAGATCTGCGGAATCAGATCCTTCAGGGCCTCCCGGGTCATGATCGTGTATACGCCCTGCTCAACCCCGTCGAAACCCCACGCCAAGAGAGCTGCGATCAGAGCCAGCCACCGCCAGAACGGCCGACTCTGGTAGATGTCCTTCTCAAGCCGCGTGTTCTCGAAAGAGCTCATGCAGGTTTTCCTCATATGCACCGATCATGCCGACAACCTTAGAACCTTGCGGCCGGACATCTGTGCGGCTTGCGCGCATGTTTCCGGATCGCAGTGCGCCGGGTGCCATGCCCACGGCTTTGCGTGGGCATGCGCCTTTCAATCCTTACGGCCAGACGTCTGTGCCGCTTGCGCGCGTGTTTCCGGATCACAGAGCCCTTGGGCTGCGGCCCGCAAAAAGGCGGTCCGCCTTAGGTGATAGAGGATCGTCTTGAAGCGGTCAAGGATCAGTCTGTCTGGAGTGTCTGCGGGGTTTCACGGCGCCGAGCAGTCACAGGCCGGATCGGGCTCGAGGCCAGGACCACTCAGGCAGTCGCGAAAGATGCCCAGATCATCAGCGTCCGTGTCGTCATCGTGATCCAGGAGTGTACGGTCGCACAACGGATCCATTTGCAGCACGCCCACTCCGGTGAGGCATGCCTGCATGCGCCCGAAATCAGCCTGGTCCACGTCGCCGTCCTTGTCGAAGTCCATCCGAACCGGAATGGGCGATGCGGGCTCGCCGATGATGTCACCGGCCTCGTACACCAGAATCCCCTGAGCATACACGGCCGCAAAAAGCCGTTGCGGGTTCAACCAATCCTCGCCCAGCACCAGACTGCTGTAGGACAGGGTCTGGCCGATCTTCTGCCTGACAGCGCCCTGGCTGTGAAAGTTGTCAATCGACCACGAATAGCCCGATCCGCGACAGACGTAGATGTTGCCGCTGTAGCCACTGGAGATCATCGGCCGGTAGTTGACCTTTCCCTCCCCGGCCGTGTCGGTGATCCGCTCCCATGTCGCCCCGTGGTCGGCCGTGCGCCACACACCGGCTCCCTGGGTGCTCAAGGCAAAAACCCCCGGGTTGTGCGCGTCCGCCGCAAGCCAGCGGCCCATGCTCGCCGGATACTGCACCGATACACCGAAATCATCCGCGTAATTGGTCTCGGCGGCGATGAACACATCGTCGTAATCAGATTCGGTCTTGCACGTCACCAATCCGAAGTACCCCGGACCGTCCCAACGGTGATTCGGGTCCGTGTATGTCCCTATCGAGGTTTCGTTGACAAACAGCTCGAACTGGTTGCCCCATGCATCGAGCCGAATGGTCGTCCACTGCGCAGGGTCCGCAACCGCGACCGAGCTTAAAACCGTCTTGTCGGTTTGGTTCCAGAGGGCGACTTCGCCGTTGCGTCTCATAAAGACCAGCCATCCGGACGAACCCCAGTGGCTGTCCACGTCGCTCAGGCGAATGCTGAATCCGACCCAGTTGACCGGATCGTTGTTGTAAGAACTGATGATGCGCATCCGGCACCGGTACGAGCCGTTTCCGAACGTGTGGTGATCCAGGTTCACCCGATAGTTGCAGTACACGTTGATCCGCTGGTGCATCGCGTAATTGGAAATGTACCAATCACCGTCGCCGATCCGCCAGTCGCCGTAAAACATCCCCTCGCGCACGTGCGCCCACGTCCGGCCGCCGTCCGCCGAACGCCAGACATAGCCGTGCTGCTTGTTACTGCTGTAGGTTGGCCAGGCAGCGGCCAAAACCACGTTCGGGTCAAATGGGTCGCCGGCCAGGTCGGAAAACACGGTGAAACCCTTGGGGACGGCCGGAATCGTCCCCGCCTGCGTCCAGGTATCGCCGCCATCGTCGCTTCGCAGCACCTTGCTGCCGTCGCTGTCCCCGATCCAGATCCGGTTGCAGGTTCGCGGGTCCGGCCAGAAGCCGAATACCTCGGTAGGCCCGGTCTCGGGGTAAATCTCCTGCCACGTCAGCCCGAAATCCACCGACCGCCAAAGCCCACCCTGCAATGCCGCGCTGTACCAGCGGTTGGGGCGGTATCGGTCGACGCGCACGAAATCGCCCGGCGACATGGAATAGCATTCCCAGTTGGCTTCCCCCGGCAAACGCCTGTAAATGACATCACCGCTGAGAATGCAGTATCGCACATCTCCCACCGCGAAAGCCTGCAACCCATAGAACAGCGACGTCAGCGGCAGACCGGTGTTGATCTCCATGAAGGTTTGGCCGCCGTCGACGCTCTTGTACATGCCCAGACCCCACGTGCCGACGTAAACCACGTTCGCGTCGGCCGGATCGACCTCGATGGCTCTCGCCCCGCCGAGCAGCACCGGGCCGGCAGTCCACGTAGCGCCGTTGTCGAGACTGCGCCAGATCTTGTTCCCCGAGATGGCATAGACAACCTGCGGATTCGACGGGGCAAAGCGAATCGCGGCAATGAGCATGTTGTTGAACGATTGTGTTTGGCGCGCCCAGGTCACGCCGTAGTCCGCGCTCAGCCAGGTCCCCCCGGCGGCACCCGCCCAGATCTTGTTCGGCGAAAGCGGATTGATGACCACTTCGTAGCTGCTCGCATCGCCCGTCACCGGCGGTGAGTTGACCCACGTATAACCGCCATCGATCGAGCGGTACACGGAGTTGTGCGGCGAACCACAATAAAGGCGACTGACGTCGGATGCGTCCAAGGCAATCGGCCATGCGTCGTTGCCCACCCCGCCCCCCGCAAGCGACCCGGCGATGTTTGTCCAGTTGGCCCCGCCATTGGTAGACTCGAACACCCCGCCGTCACACCCCGAGATGATCGTACCGGCGAACAAATGATTCGCGTCGTTCGGGTCCACCACGACGCCCTGCACACCGTTGCAGATTCCGCTCAGCGTCGTGCCGCTGCTCGAGAGAAACCACGAGGCCCCGCCGTTGGTCGTCTTGTAGACTTGCCCCCCGCTGGCCACCCAGACAGTGTTCGGATCAGTCGGATGGACGGCCGGTCCCTGGTGCAGGAGATGATCGAACCCCGGCCCCTTGTCCCCGTTGAAAGTCGCGGTCTTGGACCAGACCTGTCCACCGTTGGTGGTCTTGTAGATTCCAAGAGATCGAGTCTGGATATAGATGACGCCGGGATTACTGGGAGAGATGCCGATCCCGATCACAGTCAAATGCCGAAGACCGGCGTTGTCGGCCACCCACGTACCGGCCGCTGCCGTGCCGCCCGCCAAGTAACACAGGAAACCCGCACACCAGCATACCCGGATGGTTCGACGATTGTTTCCCAACAGCCTCTCCTCCGCTCCCCGCGACCATGACACCAATATACCACAACCCGGTCTCGTCCCGGCAGACCTTGCCCATGCCCACCAAGGCCTCCACACCCCATGGCTGCTGATCGCACCAGTCGAGGAAAGATCAAGAACTCGCCGGCGCGCTGGCGGGTTGATCACGAACCGTTGCCGGTTTGGCGGGCAGACCCGTGGTATCCGCCGCCTTGGCCTTGTTGATGCTGGTGAATTCCAGGTACCACACGCCGCGTCGGTAATAACGCTTACCCTTGACCTCGACCTCCTGATAAGCCAGGGGAATAAGCTTGTCCGGCGAATACTTCGCCCCAGTGCCGAGCAGGATCAGACCGGCCGGCGTGTCCAAACCCGCCGGCACACCGGCTTTGAGCCGATCCGCCGTAGTCTTGCCGCGGTCGGCATCCGGGTACTTGTCCGTCATGAAGCTGTGCACATCAACCAGACGACCGGTCAAGGTCACATTTTGAGGCTCCGGCAGGCGCACTGACGACTTGGCCTCGGCCGGGGCGTTTGCCGGAAGTGTCTGCGCATTCGCCGCAAGATCCAGAATCGCCCAACCACCAAGGCCGGCCACGATGAGACCCGCACACACGCCAAGGGTTCTGCCACACGTCATGATGTCGTCTCCCTTACAGCCGAGGCGCTCGCCGTCAACTGCCTCATCTCGTTGACACGCTGGTATACGAGCGCCGGGCGCTTGGCTTCACACCAGGACCGTACCCAAACAACGAATTGCGCAACCTAGTAATCGGCAATGTTTTAAGTGATCTGAACCATCCAAACGACCGGTACCGATCGTCCTGCCTGTAGGCCATGAGTCGGAATCCCGCCAAACGAACGACTCCAAGCACGGGAAACCGCCGCTCACCCCGCCAATGTGCCCTTT is part of the Phycisphaerae bacterium genome and harbors:
- a CDS encoding MFS transporter, producing MSSFENTRLEKDIYQSRPFWRWLALIAALLAWGFDGVEQGVYTIMTREALKDLIPQISDLVAQANDLKTQIDGVPESAQGELLGRLEPLTKQIDEVVGPKFSLSLAMWMWGAAAGGVLFGRLGDRFGRVRSLLLSVSMYAAFTGLSALSGHWWHFIACRFFGAMGLGGTWPLCVALVVETWPERLRSVLAGAIGAAANVGYFVAATYSRLMVGYSWRWVIGMGFFIGISSLPLIFFVPEPTQWRVSRAKKEHSSLGDLFSRSYRRSTVVGSLLSTVALLGTWGSFLWLATYVDQITEGTTHHGSGRTIVAQWAAYGQMVGGFMGGLAAGWLGNRRSWLLLCFGAWATVSGLFFFNTHFSWLMLLMGTLAGLFVTGFFGWLPKFLPELYPTRIRASGQGFCYNIGRVLTGLGVFGAGYLVSAFGGDYRPAAMTIATVYLLGLLVIWFAPDTGGKMQEDGVGSPLGGPVPELERAAAGREESG